The Coffea arabica cultivar ET-39 chromosome 6e, Coffea Arabica ET-39 HiFi, whole genome shotgun sequence genome contains the following window.
AATTAACCTTTATCTCATTTGATTTCTAATCATGATCTCTATTATTGTCTCATTTAGTGTCTCAATTTGATATCCATTTCAacggatattcaaattcaataaatttttcgaGACATGGTAAAAAGTAGTGCTTTATTTATGATAAACTTTTCTCCTACAGGGAGAAATATAGTAGTGGCTCTTCTGGAGCTTTCAATCATTTAAACACTACAACTGATTGTGTTTATCTTTCTCATTGGAATATAGTGTATATAGTAGCACTTATTAATGAGACACATATCATTGTCACCATAATTCTTATGAGATAAATATCATCACCATAATCCTTTGATCCCAAATATTTaacatccatttcttcttcaggaagaaaagtcaattactatcataaattaaatcaagCATCATACACCTTCAGGGTGTTTAAAGAAATTGGCCATGTGAAGATactattataattttgattcctcatatGTACTTCGAGACATTTATCTTCAGGATCCTTACTTTCTTGTCCTCATCATTATTATCCCACTTCAAGTGGTAATTTTTTCTCTTGTCatggtaaaatatatatttaccaaaatcatagTCATGGCAGCAACCAtaactaataaattgaaatttagtcgCATTCACTTCTGGAAATGGACTAGAACTAGTATGTAATAAGTACAAAATACTTCTCAAATTTTCTCTCAATATTGCTACTACAAGAGCATATTTGAGAAATATGTAGAGAATATTATTTTCAACTAAGAAATAATTCTAAACATAGCAGAATTATGTATTTGCAACCATAAGTAGATTGATCATACCAGACTTTGAAATAATGACCATATTTTTCTTTAAGTATTTCAAAGAACAAATGGATCTTCAAGCataattaattttctataatAGCATTTCCAAAACTCAATGCATCAGAATATAAgtatttataacaaataattctaaagataaataagtagaattaaaagatgaaatattaCCTCAAAGACGTCAAAGAGTATATGTTCTTGTTTAGTAGTTGCTCAGTAGTAGACACTTGTATTTTGCAATCATTCAAAGGTTAACCttaataaattgaaataaatttatAGGTTAGAAATTTACCTCAATAAATAGACAGATGTTggcgaaaaaaaaaacatgagcAGAATCTCGTGTTTCACTTTTACTCAAGGTAAAGACTccgttttcaccttttgctcaaaagtagagactcgtgctgataacgtgttgtaaaactaataaaataaaccactgtaatatcaagtgaaatattggagatattagagaaagaagtagagaaatAGAGAGTGATTATCTTATTATTTCAACTAATACAAAAGTCCTCACaaagggtgtcaatgtacctctatatataggtactacaagattaaaggtacattaatcctattaaacacccactattacaagaatatgaagaaacctatgaaacagtttctccactacatgaatagatttatggattgtaacttctatatataatgtagccataaatcatgaattaattctcttgggaatacaaagggacatccacattttaattgtttcataacagATTGTTTTTCTAAGGGTGAATTTTAAAACATCTATTATTCTCAAGAACACAAAAATTTCAGGCATGTAATTGGAGTCTTGCAAAATGGTGGTAGTAAGATTCACAtcaagttgtttttttttttttttttaacattgcGTCAGAAAATATCTACTAATTAGCAATCCGAAATATTCCATGAATTATTGGTACCAAACAATTAAACGTTGGTAGGTTATACTTCCACATCATGAACAGCAGTCCAGGGTGGTGGTCTCCGGTGACAACCGGTCAGCTGGCCTCCCCGGTCAAAATATTATGCCACATTTTCTCGAGAGTGACATGATTGGGGCCTACTTTGGCAAATTCACTCTCCAAAAATATAGAatcgtgtttttttttttcaatgataGATAGACTAAATGTACAAAAACACAAATATGTGGATTCCACCTGTTTGTCCCACGGTACACCTGTACATTCGGTCTACAACAGACCCTCTCTCCTTCTCTCTCTATAGTGCCAGCTGAAATGAAGTCAATATAttatatcccttatttctttttGACTTGGTAATGGCCAATCAAGTTGAAATTATACAATAAATTGCAATTGGTGTAATTTGGAAAGTCTATCAGATCAATTCTCAGTAACAGGGGTTGAACATTGACATTTTTGGAAAGCTTTTACAACTTAAAGATGTGTAACAGGCTCTGACACTGACATTTTTCAAAGTTAGAATTGAAcaaatttataaatttagatcATTAAACTGCATCATTTTACTCTGTTTCTTCAAGAGATACAGACTCACATAGGGGCCCTGTTGACTCTTCGCAAGTACTACTATAGCTATTGCTCTGCACCAGCCGAGGGGAATCCGGAGGATAAAACAGAGGTTTTGGTGGCAACCGCAAGGCTGTGAGATCACCTTGTAGCATTTCCACCACTTCTCTCATTGAAGGCCGATCATCTGGCGTCATCTGTATACACCACAATGcaatcaaaattaattttcttgcaGTTCTGTTTTCATCTTCAGTTGCATCTTCAATTTCCAGGTTCTCTCCTTGGTCAAATTTGTCATATATCCATGAAGGGAAGTACATTTGGCTTGAATGCTCAGCATGTGCATTAAGGTTTCTCCTCCTTCCTACCAACTCCATAAGTAGCATTCCGAAGCTATATACATCAGCCTTGGACGAGACTTTTCCAACCCTTTTGTAGAACAATTCTGGAGCCATGTATCCTAATGTTCCTCTCACAGCAGTTAGACTTACAGTATTATTTTGAACAGGATGCAATTTAGCTAGTCCAAAGTCAGAAACCTTTGGCGTGAAGTTTTCATCAAGTAAGATGTTGTGTGGCTTTATGTCAAAATGCAAAATTTGCATGCTGCAGCCTTGATGCAAGTATTCAATCCCTCGAGCTACACCCATGGCGATCTCGGTTGCCTTCTTCCAACTTAATGGATTTGCATCCAGACGTTCAGAGAAAATGAACTTTTCTAGGGATCCATTAGGCATGTAATCGTAGACGAGTGCATGCTTTGAGGCAGTTACACAAAACCCCACTAATCGCACCACATTAACGTGGTGAATTCTTCCAAGAGCTGCAACCTCATTGATGAATTCTTGGCCATTAGCTTTGGACTTGTTCAACATCTTGATTGCCACTAGTTCACCACTCCGCAATTTTGCTTTGTATACACAACCATAACCACCTTCTCCTAACTTTTCCTTAAAATTGTTGGTCATCTTCTTGATTTGTTTATAGGAGTACCTGATAGGGATCAAGTTGTTGCGACTTTGGAGATACTCTTCTATAGCATCATATACCGATAAATGCCTTCGTTGGCACTTATAGATGAGAAATGCAACTAGTAATATAGCACCAATAATTGCTCTTGCTCCAATGGCAAAACCTGCAatagggtcaaatgaagaaGCTTACAATAATGAAGTACAGTTATAACTTATTTAATGCATTACAGTTCGAGAGCTTACCTACGAACGGGCCCAGACCACTAATGTATACTGCTAAACATTCTGCAACAAAAAGATATCATGATTAGCTTAAATCAAGTTTCCTTACAACATTACATGGAAGCCTGATTATCAGTAGAACGAGAGTATAAATGTCGTAATAGGGAGAGATTATATTGTAATCTTCCCACTCTGATCTTTTAAtggttaaagaaaagaaaaagtttgaaTTCCGAATTTGCATTAATTGTAACTTTGCTTAGTACCAACAATCGTAAGATAAAGGATATTATATATGTATGCCTGCGTTTTGCAATTTTCTATGTCCACAAAAGTTTGAGACGGGGTTCAGTTTTTTTAACATACTCTTACTTGTTTGTTTTTGGTGTATCTACAAATGTACCcaacatttttataaaattaccACATATCATAGTATTCAAATTCCCGGGCAAACTTATAAAATTAGTTCCAAGGCAAACTTATAAAATTAGTTGCTATggaaatttccaatttttaagggtaaattatTAATACCCCATAGTTTCATCTATTACCACATAATCCCCTAatgtttcaaaatattcaattcATTTCCCATGATTTCATGTAAACTAGAAATTGAACGAAAAATGGTCTTTATAAGGTCATTAGTTAAAATGCCAACAATGCCCTTACTTAAATGTTAAATCAAACGATGACTTAACTACCTTCTATTAAATCATGGGAAAATTAGGTGGataaatgtaaaaattatagGGATATAAAGTGGATATTTACGCAAATTATAGGAGAGTTAAATGGATATTATGATTTTATCATATGCACTTTTAAAGTATGTGTGGTCTAATCGTCGTAACTAATTATGCATTCTatccattttccatttttacatAAAACTGCATGGGTTATATGGCTATTTTGAAACCTTAGAAAGATCATCTAGCATTATGCAAAACTATAGGGGATCATATGTAATTTATCCAATCTTTTAATGGCCTGCCTTCATAGTCTGTGCAAAGGAAGACAAATAATTAGTTACTTTCCATTGCCAAGTATTTGCCACGAACTCAAGTTGGAATATAAATCAGTTTGAATGAAATTCAGGAGCTCAGAACAAATCAAAGGATGCACTTACTGAAAATTGACGCCTCGCATATGTTCATATAACCCCatttaagctcaaaaccagatgCCATGGCGTCATGGATGTCCTGGAAAGAAAGGTTGACATTCAGAGAGTGCTGAAACCGTGAAGTAATGATTTTGTGGATGGTACATGTCTCTTCGATATCAGATGCCACCAGATCCGAAGATTTACTGACCACTACATAACTGTAATTGCTCTGATAAGCAATTTCCTGATTGGAAAATTCCCTGGCGGTTAAACAAGGAGAGGTGTCTACATACATAGAAGAATGGACTGGTCTCTTACAAGTCACAAAAATCAACAGAAAAGCGTCAGAACCAGGGCTTAGAGGACTATATGAAAAGTCAAGAATTGAGTACAGTGGAACAGTGGAGCAGTTGTTCTTCACAACCCCAGGATCCATAATACGAATCGATTTTGAGTGCATGATCTTCCTGATGCTTTCTTCGGCTACATAATATTTGTTGGAGTTGGGTCCTAAGTACAGAACTGTGCGGTTGTGCTCGCAAGAGAGTCGAACATCAGACTCACCGCAGCTTTTAAAGTCAACGCCCTCAACTTGAAAAGGCCAACCGACATTAATGCGGATTTTCCCGCATATGAATTGGTGCTCACATTTGGGACCTTTCTCAAGGTTCGGAGAAGCTAAAAAAACAAAGATGAGGGTCAAGCAAACTGCAAACATGAAGACCAAGCAAACTGCAATGATACTCTTCAAACCCAGCATGGTGTCTGTTTGCAATGGTCAGAAGGACAAAGGAAAAGATAAATGAAGTTCTTAAGCACACTTTGACATAATTATTTCTTTGATTACATTTCTAAATTTAAATATTTGTTTATTCGTTAAGACGCTTCTATTTGCTTGCAGGATCTATCTTAACAATACTCACATTAGTAATGATTGTCTTGTTTGAATGACTTTAGGAACAGGTAGTCATTCaatagaggaaaaaaaaatatattgaataAAGCAAGtattaattttgtatatatCGAAAATGTATACATTAGCAAGACTTGATGTATATCACATTATCTCAATTTGGAGTTGAATTGTAAACTATGCACATACAGAATATATTCAAACTTACTACTAATGTATATACCGACAATGTATAAATGATTTattctaataaataaaaatttatatttgactcaaaaaaTGATATATTAACTTTTTTTATGATAAAATACACATTGAAAATtagtgcattttcatttttcagtcCAAGAAAAAGTAACATGTGCAGCTTTGACCGAAATGCGTTTGAACCCATTTTCTGGGACGACGCACAGTACGGGGCCACGTGTGAATTTCTACCCTGTGACTGAGAATAGGAATGCCCGACTGAGTCAAAGTCGAATAGGAAAGCCCGACCGA
Protein-coding sequences here:
- the LOC113696904 gene encoding rust resistance kinase Lr10-like, which gives rise to MLGLKSIIAVCLVFMFAVCLTLIFVFLASPNLEKGPKCEHQFICGKIRINVGWPFQVEGVDFKSCGESDVRLSCEHNRTVLYLGPNSNKYYVAEESIRKIMHSKSIRIMDPGVVKNNCSTVPLYSILDFSYSPLSPGSDAFLLIFVTCKRPVHSSMYVDTSPCLTAREFSNQEIAYQSNYSYVVVSKSSDLVASDIEETCTIHKIITSRFQHSLNVNLSFQDIHDAMASGFELKWGYMNICEASIFKCLAVYISGLGPFVGFAIGARAIIGAILLVAFLIYKCQRRHLSVYDAIEEYLQSRNNLIPIRYSYKQIKKMTNNFKEKLGEGGYGCVYKAKLRSGELVAIKMLNKSKANGQEFINEVAALGRIHHVNVVRLVGFCVTASKHALVYDYMPNGSLEKFIFSERLDANPLSWKKATEIAMGVARGIEYLHQGCSMQILHFDIKPHNILLDENFTPKVSDFGLAKLHPVQNNTVSLTAVRGTLGYMAPELFYKRVGKVSSKADVYSFGMLLMELVGRRRNLNAHAEHSSQMYFPSWIYDKFDQGENLEIEDATEDENRTARKLILIALWCIQMTPDDRPSMREVVEMLQGDLTALRLPPKPLFYPPDSPRLVQSNSYSSTCEESTGPLCESVSLEETE